A portion of the Coraliomargarita parva genome contains these proteins:
- a CDS encoding MFS transporter, with the protein MSELPKAHYHRAKFWQIVAFAGNDTATNASLAMVGTFFVVMMTDNLALSGLVAGLILTLARLFDGVTDPLIGTWIDNTVTRWGKFRPFIFVGAIIINLGMLLIFGGLVHFENDVLQYAWLIACYLLYIVGYTAQTACTKSAQVQLTNDPDQRSTMGFFTSVISSLFWAAFLGFSLNYVKGFEGGFSNPTGYFHVALITVGVNVVFTFFAILALGEHDRPERYAKFEKSEKVKISAVINIIRRNRAMQTLIAAAATNKLASVLQGAAAVYFYIYTVQNLEIQAKIAWLGLPGMFIGNFLAVFIARRFDRKISFLAGTWMAMIFGVVIMVIRPFAPGQTLLFLGLMLMINAATALAQMNVIPMIGDVADYERWKNGRFAPGVVGTTFSLVDKLISSASGLLIGGTLAFIGYESGMEWTPQAYWAFLFVMIGVPVLGHICSIIAYAWYPINRETYHKMYAEMPEEEAAVASTELNVAAMEKS; encoded by the coding sequence ATGAGCGAACTCCCCAAAGCACATTATCACCGTGCTAAATTCTGGCAGATAGTTGCGTTTGCCGGGAATGACACAGCGACCAATGCCAGCTTGGCGATGGTGGGTACATTTTTTGTCGTCATGATGACGGACAACCTGGCCTTGTCCGGATTGGTGGCAGGCTTGATTTTGACGCTGGCCCGTCTCTTTGATGGAGTCACCGACCCACTGATTGGGACCTGGATCGACAATACGGTCACGCGTTGGGGAAAGTTCCGTCCTTTCATCTTCGTAGGGGCGATCATTATCAATCTGGGGATGTTGCTTATCTTTGGCGGTCTCGTTCATTTCGAGAACGATGTCTTGCAGTATGCCTGGCTGATCGCTTGCTACCTCTTGTACATAGTCGGGTATACGGCCCAGACGGCTTGTACGAAGTCGGCACAAGTGCAATTGACGAACGATCCCGATCAACGATCAACCATGGGCTTTTTTACCTCGGTGATTTCGTCCCTTTTCTGGGCGGCGTTTCTTGGTTTTTCGTTGAACTACGTTAAAGGCTTTGAGGGTGGCTTCTCCAATCCAACCGGTTATTTTCACGTCGCCTTGATCACTGTCGGCGTAAATGTCGTGTTCACCTTCTTTGCTATTTTGGCCCTCGGTGAGCACGACCGTCCCGAGCGCTATGCGAAGTTTGAAAAGTCGGAGAAGGTGAAAATTTCGGCGGTCATCAATATTATTCGCCGGAATCGAGCGATGCAGACCTTGATTGCGGCGGCGGCGACGAATAAATTGGCGAGTGTGCTTCAAGGTGCGGCGGCTGTTTATTTCTATATTTACACGGTGCAGAACCTGGAGATTCAGGCCAAAATCGCTTGGCTGGGCTTGCCCGGTATGTTCATCGGGAATTTCCTCGCGGTCTTCATTGCGCGTCGATTTGATCGTAAGATCTCCTTTCTCGCGGGAACATGGATGGCTATGATTTTCGGGGTTGTCATCATGGTGATTCGTCCCTTCGCCCCCGGGCAGACGCTACTCTTTCTGGGCTTGATGTTGATGATCAACGCGGCCACCGCTCTGGCGCAGATGAATGTCATCCCGATGATTGGAGATGTGGCCGACTACGAACGTTGGAAAAATGGGCGATTCGCACCCGGTGTGGTGGGCACCACCTTCAGTCTGGTCGATAAGTTGATTTCCTCGGCATCCGGCCTGCTGATCGGTGGAACTCTGGCTTTTATCGGCTATGAAAGTGGTATGGAATGGACTCCCCAAGCGTACTGGGCCTTCCTTTTCGTGATGATCGGTGTGCCGGTTCTTGGGCACATCTGTTCGATTATTGCCTACGCTTGGTATCCGATCAATCGCGAGACCTATCACAAAATGTACGCCGAGATGCCGGAGGAGGAAGCCGCTGTGGCTTCGACGGAGCTTAATGTTGCGGCAATGGAGAAGAGCTAA
- a CDS encoding DUF4886 domain-containing protein, whose product MTASHKCLIATVLLIASLTNLASAENKVLFLGNSFTLGSGGARSVPDIFDALANAAGQEDPTTVMAAVGGKDYQYHYENHQAVIASQQWTHVVMQNYSTEPTHIGSVTDHMTYGTLLYGSVMANNPDTNVHLYQTWARSAIHSLITGTSTATTFESTDEMLGELVTNYQALADALNTDHPTSPPVKVDPVGQAWDNAGGNLHPSDPNYIDLFTDDEYHGNSLGYYLSACVHYAVIYQDSPMGLYNTAEIAALSLNLDTSEAAFVENIAWQTVVTAGLAEDLPDTTPPTWTRLTQADANTLVLQFDDLLDETSALDPANYTIINRGHRVTIESVVFTGLSNSVTLTTATEIIGNVLVEVSTGLLDDAGNALADATRMSLQVAQSSNLIYLDFGGASTVSGSTDTWNQVVLDTTIRDAVGNGTGTPAVLLSDLLDAGGTSTGISLTMTDTLSGTNQSGTSSGPYPSGATSDSLYGQTGTFSSFTDNAQGVFVFSNLDPGTAYDFTFYASRTSATDNRETEYTLTGASSSSVTLDAANNVSSTVQITNLQPNASGNITLTVNKGANNTNSDGFYYIGVVVIDKQASSPPLLYPPVSLGNDFIIDWTGSGELWISDNLSSWTAVTPQPTPPYEDPLSAEGRRFYRIEY is encoded by the coding sequence ATGACTGCATCCCATAAGTGCCTCATCGCAACGGTTCTGCTGATCGCCAGCCTGACGAATCTTGCCAGTGCCGAAAACAAAGTGTTGTTCCTGGGCAACAGCTTCACACTCGGCAGCGGAGGCGCACGCAGCGTCCCCGACATCTTCGACGCCCTCGCAAACGCGGCGGGCCAGGAAGATCCGACTACGGTGATGGCAGCCGTCGGCGGGAAGGATTATCAATATCACTACGAGAACCACCAGGCCGTTATCGCTTCACAGCAGTGGACTCACGTGGTGATGCAAAATTATTCAACGGAGCCCACCCACATCGGTAGCGTAACCGACCACATGACTTACGGCACGCTGCTCTATGGCTCGGTGATGGCCAACAACCCTGACACGAACGTCCACCTCTACCAGACATGGGCGCGCTCTGCGATCCATTCACTAATCACCGGAACATCCACCGCCACGACCTTCGAGTCCACCGATGAGATGCTCGGCGAACTGGTCACGAACTACCAGGCACTCGCGGACGCACTCAACACCGATCATCCGACGAGCCCACCGGTCAAGGTCGACCCGGTCGGCCAGGCGTGGGACAATGCGGGCGGCAATCTGCACCCGAGCGATCCGAACTACATCGACCTCTTTACGGACGATGAGTACCACGGTAACTCGCTGGGCTACTATCTTTCCGCCTGTGTGCACTACGCAGTGATTTATCAAGACAGTCCGATGGGACTCTACAATACCGCAGAGATCGCCGCGCTGAGCCTCAACCTCGATACCTCCGAAGCCGCATTTGTCGAAAACATCGCTTGGCAGACGGTTGTCACCGCAGGCTTGGCCGAGGACTTGCCGGATACCACGCCCCCCACATGGACCCGCTTGACCCAAGCGGATGCCAACACCTTGGTGCTCCAATTTGACGACCTGCTGGACGAAACTTCGGCCCTCGATCCGGCCAATTACACCATCATCAACCGCGGCCATCGTGTGACGATCGAAAGCGTGGTTTTTACAGGCCTGAGCAACAGTGTCACCCTCACAACCGCCACAGAAATCATCGGCAATGTTCTGGTCGAGGTTTCCACCGGGCTTCTGGATGACGCAGGCAATGCACTGGCCGACGCGACACGCATGAGCCTTCAAGTCGCCCAGTCGTCCAACCTCATCTACCTGGATTTCGGTGGAGCCAGCACGGTCTCCGGATCCACAGACACCTGGAACCAAGTGGTACTGGATACCACCATCCGTGACGCCGTCGGCAATGGAACGGGCACCCCCGCAGTGTTGCTCAGCGACCTGCTCGACGCGGGCGGCACTTCGACCGGCATCTCTCTGACGATGACGGACACCCTCAGCGGCACAAACCAGAGCGGCACCTCATCCGGCCCCTACCCCAGCGGTGCAACTTCGGACAGCCTCTATGGGCAAACCGGCACCTTCAGCAGCTTCACGGACAATGCTCAAGGCGTCTTCGTCTTTTCGAATCTGGATCCGGGAACTGCCTACGACTTCACCTTCTATGCCTCCCGAACCTCGGCTACGGACAACCGTGAAACGGAATATACGTTGACGGGTGCCAGCAGCAGCTCGGTGACCCTCGACGCAGCCAATAACGTATCCTCAACGGTGCAGATCACCAATCTGCAGCCGAACGCTTCCGGCAACATCACCCTGACCGTGAACAAAGGCGCCAATAACACGAACAGCGATGGGTTCTACTACATCGGTGTGGTCGTTATTGACAAGCAGGCGTCAAGCCCGCCCCTGCTTTACCCACCGGTCAGCCTAGGCAACGACTTCATCATCGACTGGACCGGTTCCGGGGAACTATGGATCAGCGACAACCTCAGCAGTTGGACAGCCGTAACACCACAACCGACGCCCCCTTATGAAGACCCGCTTTCAGCCGAAGGTCGCCGCTTCTACCGGATCGAATACTAA
- a CDS encoding NUDIX hydrolase, with amino-acid sequence MSGPEDELPRWELLSDELSFQARVWDLRTRRYRQPLTGQEGDFYYLNSSDWAIVVARTKAGELVMIRQFRWGVDDFTWEFPGGVIDEGEDPVVAGLRELQEETGYVAQSGRLIGSCSPNPAILNNKCHVIFADQVELGETGTDWDEHEEIEVRIIPEAEVMDWARNNRIGHALAMMGLLYYQLNK; translated from the coding sequence ATGTCCGGTCCCGAGGATGAATTGCCACGCTGGGAGTTGCTCAGCGACGAACTCAGCTTTCAGGCCCGAGTCTGGGACCTGCGCACCCGCCGTTACCGCCAGCCCCTGACCGGGCAGGAAGGGGATTTCTATTATCTCAATTCAAGCGACTGGGCGATTGTGGTGGCACGGACCAAAGCAGGGGAGCTGGTGATGATTCGCCAGTTTCGCTGGGGAGTGGATGATTTTACCTGGGAGTTTCCGGGGGGCGTGATTGACGAGGGGGAAGATCCCGTTGTGGCTGGCTTGCGGGAGCTGCAGGAGGAAACCGGCTATGTCGCTCAAAGTGGACGGTTGATCGGCAGTTGTTCCCCGAATCCGGCCATCCTGAACAACAAGTGCCATGTCATTTTTGCGGACCAGGTGGAACTGGGAGAAACGGGAACCGATTGGGACGAGCATGAGGAAATCGAAGTCCGTATCATTCCCGAGGCGGAGGTGATGGACTGGGCCCGAAACAACCGGATCGGACATGCCCTGGCCATGATGGGGCTGCTCTACTACCAGTTGAACAAGTAG
- a CDS encoding LacI family DNA-binding transcriptional regulator, translating to MPRISSKTSNSSSKVISLRHVAESIGVSRMTVSRAFKKNARISPELRKKILQVARQMGYEPDKMVSELMTRFASQRPINYKETFAAIWWPERWAEVAWEKGYHADMHRGLVEGAKLHGRTIDHIVMTEEMTPCVVNRILHARNIQGVILTPPIVADDTTPELDWDNLSAVVIGSSLPTPNFHRAQPSHYNVMVKTLETLRSRQYKRPCLLIHSDIDRRTVRAYTAAFLAWGHPQKHIWQTDSHQSDGLSGWLKKVKPDVIIADWELWYDVIPDKDKACGFVSLSVRSKNSPITGIYQNIESIAKCSVDLLARSRLQHELGEPSDPMLMLTTGTWVEGATLRGSPKEKTG from the coding sequence ATGCCCCGGATATCTTCAAAAACCAGCAATTCTTCCTCGAAGGTCATATCCTTACGACACGTCGCGGAATCCATCGGCGTCTCCCGTATGACTGTCTCACGCGCCTTCAAGAAAAACGCTAGGATCAGTCCGGAACTACGCAAAAAAATCCTCCAGGTGGCTCGTCAGATGGGCTATGAGCCCGACAAGATGGTCAGTGAGCTCATGACCCGCTTCGCCAGCCAACGCCCCATCAACTACAAGGAAACCTTTGCTGCGATTTGGTGGCCCGAACGCTGGGCGGAGGTCGCTTGGGAAAAAGGATATCATGCCGATATGCACCGTGGCTTGGTTGAAGGAGCCAAGCTACACGGCCGTACAATCGACCACATTGTGATGACGGAGGAGATGACACCTTGTGTGGTTAATCGCATACTGCATGCCCGAAATATTCAGGGTGTCATCCTCACTCCCCCGATTGTGGCCGATGATACGACACCGGAACTGGATTGGGACAACCTGAGTGCAGTGGTTATCGGCAGTTCGCTCCCCACGCCTAATTTCCATCGTGCTCAGCCGAGTCATTACAACGTGATGGTCAAGACGCTGGAAACTTTGCGCAGTCGCCAATACAAGCGTCCTTGCCTACTGATTCATAGCGACATCGACAGACGCACCGTCCGAGCCTACACGGCAGCTTTCCTGGCTTGGGGGCACCCCCAAAAGCATATCTGGCAGACGGACAGCCATCAGTCCGACGGACTGTCGGGGTGGTTGAAGAAAGTCAAACCCGACGTCATTATCGCCGACTGGGAACTCTGGTATGACGTGATCCCCGACAAAGACAAAGCCTGTGGCTTCGTTTCTCTCTCGGTTCGCTCGAAGAATAGCCCAATCACAGGAATTTACCAAAATATCGAAAGCATTGCCAAATGTTCGGTTGACCTCTTGGCGCGCTCACGCCTGCAGCATGAACTCGGGGAGCCGAGTGACCCGATGCTGATGCTCACGACGGGCACATGGGTCGAGGGCGCCACCTTAAGGGGTTCCCCGAAAGAGAAAACAGGTTAA
- the xseA gene encoding exodeoxyribonuclease VII large subunit, whose product MLHDLFQPEPDDVRSVTQLTRAIKGQLESGFSRIWVQGEVSNLRRQSSGHVYFSLKDKGSQLPAVLFARDAAAQGFVLEDGMEVVLFGSISVYEPHGRYQLIAKMAIRSGHGRLHLEYERLKKQLAGEGLFDPELKKELPALPLRIAVVSSPTGAAIRDFLRILRRRSYGGSVTLLPARVQGKEAAGEIARMLELAANSRPAFDLVVITRGGGSIEDLWAFNEEALVRAVVNCPLPLVSAVGHEIDTVLTDYAADVRAETPSGAAELISSLYLDACQRLDSLRETLAYQMETYTGNLRQQARDLQTRLRLLAPERRLEQLQMRLDDYENRLSLGLGNRLRSGEKQIAQLGNRLSRQHPGSTLKLAMSRLQSRQRQLAQATKVRSQQIKRQVDYLGNRLGNSSLQASLKRGFALLQSDDGTILESVAAAARHERITAKLRDGELHLKKANDGAGNCD is encoded by the coding sequence ATGCTGCATGACTTATTCCAGCCGGAACCGGACGATGTCCGGAGCGTAACCCAATTGACCCGGGCAATCAAGGGGCAGTTGGAGTCCGGATTCTCCCGGATCTGGGTCCAGGGGGAAGTGTCGAACCTCAGGCGCCAAAGCTCCGGGCACGTCTATTTCTCGCTCAAGGACAAAGGCAGCCAGTTACCCGCAGTGCTGTTTGCACGCGATGCAGCCGCCCAGGGCTTCGTGCTCGAAGACGGGATGGAAGTGGTCCTGTTCGGCAGTATCTCGGTCTATGAACCCCACGGGCGCTACCAGTTGATTGCCAAGATGGCAATCCGCAGTGGGCACGGCCGTCTCCATTTGGAGTATGAACGCTTAAAGAAACAACTGGCCGGCGAGGGACTATTTGATCCTGAACTCAAAAAGGAACTGCCCGCCCTGCCGCTTCGGATTGCAGTCGTCAGTTCCCCCACCGGAGCCGCCATCCGTGATTTCCTGCGCATCCTCCGCCGCCGCAGCTATGGCGGCTCCGTGACTTTGCTCCCAGCGCGCGTACAGGGCAAGGAAGCCGCCGGTGAAATCGCACGCATGCTGGAGCTCGCGGCGAACAGCCGGCCGGCCTTCGACCTCGTCGTCATCACACGGGGAGGCGGCAGCATCGAAGACTTATGGGCCTTCAACGAGGAGGCCCTGGTACGGGCGGTCGTGAATTGCCCCCTGCCCCTGGTTTCCGCAGTCGGCCATGAAATCGACACCGTACTGACCGATTATGCCGCCGATGTCCGTGCGGAAACCCCTTCGGGAGCCGCCGAGCTGATCTCGTCCCTCTATCTGGACGCCTGCCAACGTCTCGACAGCCTCAGGGAAACGCTAGCCTACCAAATGGAGACCTACACCGGGAACCTAAGGCAGCAGGCCCGGGACCTGCAGACACGGCTCCGCTTGCTCGCACCGGAACGCCGCTTGGAACAATTACAAATGCGACTGGATGATTACGAGAACCGGCTCAGCCTTGGATTGGGCAACCGGCTTCGCTCCGGGGAAAAGCAAATCGCCCAGCTGGGGAACCGGCTGAGCCGACAACACCCCGGGAGCACTCTGAAACTGGCGATGTCGCGGCTTCAATCGCGGCAGCGGCAGCTTGCGCAAGCCACCAAGGTGAGAAGCCAGCAAATCAAAAGACAAGTGGACTACCTCGGGAACCGCTTGGGAAACAGTAGCTTACAGGCCAGCCTGAAGCGCGGCTTTGCACTCCTTCAAAGCGACGACGGCACGATTCTCGAAAGCGTGGCCGCAGCCGCTCGCCATGAGCGGATCACAGCAAAATTACGGGACGGCGAGCTACACCTGAAAAAGGCAAACGATGGCGCGGGGAACTGCGATTAG
- a CDS encoding LysM peptidoglycan-binding domain-containing protein encodes MEDEVNQSSGGGMLAIALAVLGIVLGGAGLYFGMTANQRIAPISESVTAGSSTAAQLEKDISALSTQIVETAAKLDGLDGSFRRQKIYSTQSEAAVKKLGSEVAANRQQVNDLAGKLEELAQKGIRVASGPAPVATGSSTSTVEAAPVAASGSASTYRIQSGDTFAKIASQQGVSLQALLDANPDADPRRLRIGQEIQIPSN; translated from the coding sequence ATGGAAGATGAAGTCAATCAATCCTCGGGAGGGGGCATGCTGGCCATCGCGCTGGCAGTGCTCGGAATCGTACTGGGTGGTGCCGGTCTCTATTTTGGTATGACGGCCAACCAGCGTATTGCGCCGATTTCCGAGTCGGTCACCGCCGGGAGTAGCACGGCGGCTCAACTGGAGAAGGATATAAGCGCCCTGAGCACCCAGATTGTGGAAACCGCGGCCAAGCTGGATGGTCTGGACGGTTCGTTCCGGAGACAAAAAATTTATTCCACACAAAGTGAGGCGGCAGTCAAGAAACTGGGCAGTGAAGTGGCGGCGAATCGCCAGCAGGTGAATGACCTGGCCGGCAAGCTCGAAGAATTGGCCCAGAAGGGGATTCGTGTGGCTTCCGGTCCGGCTCCGGTTGCGACCGGTAGTTCGACAAGCACGGTGGAAGCCGCGCCTGTCGCCGCTTCCGGTTCGGCTTCGACCTATCGTATTCAATCCGGGGATACCTTTGCCAAGATCGCATCCCAGCAAGGTGTCAGTCTTCAGGCCCTGTTGGATGCCAACCCGGATGCGGATCCCCGTCGCCTTCGCATCGGCCAGGAAATCCAGATTCCATCGAACTAG
- a CDS encoding LacI family DNA-binding transcriptional regulator, with amino-acid sequence MPSSPSGSDSPKPKSVSLRHVAETVGVSRMTVSRAFKEDASIKPELREKILKTARELGYSPDTMVSELMTSFASRRPVNYQETFAAIWWPERWKNVNAGHGFDSDIYRGLNEGANLHGRGMDHFVLSKDMPPRVIMRMLKARNIQGVILTPPASASIGAPDLEWDSLSTVIIGSSLREPKFHRAQASHYTAMVQALGIIGKRGYKRPCLLVRSDVETRMLRAYTAAFLAWGHPKKHIWHASTPETKELPAWLKRMNPDVIIADWDPWIYYLPEDLGCGYVSLAVRDRDGPICGVHQNTASMAKCAVDLLVRSRLNHEVGEPAEPIFMLTTGTWIEGQSLDPAICRQLSQEAPSPVE; translated from the coding sequence ATGCCCTCCTCCCCGTCAGGCTCTGATTCACCGAAACCCAAGTCAGTCTCCTTGCGCCATGTCGCCGAAACCGTCGGGGTGTCCCGGATGACCGTCTCCCGGGCGTTCAAGGAGGACGCATCGATCAAGCCGGAGCTCAGGGAAAAGATCCTGAAGACGGCCCGGGAACTCGGCTATTCGCCGGACACGATGGTCAGTGAATTGATGACCAGCTTCGCCAGTCGCCGGCCGGTCAACTACCAGGAAACCTTCGCGGCGATCTGGTGGCCGGAACGCTGGAAGAACGTCAATGCCGGTCACGGGTTTGATTCGGACATTTACCGGGGCCTCAACGAGGGAGCGAACTTGCATGGCCGGGGCATGGACCACTTCGTCCTATCAAAGGACATGCCACCGAGGGTCATTATGCGGATGTTGAAAGCCCGTAATATCCAAGGCGTCATTCTAACACCACCCGCCTCTGCATCCATCGGAGCGCCGGACTTGGAATGGGATTCGCTGAGCACGGTAATCATTGGTAGTTCACTCAGGGAGCCCAAATTCCACCGCGCACAGGCCAGCCACTACACCGCCATGGTGCAGGCACTCGGGATCATTGGAAAGCGGGGCTACAAGCGGCCCTGCCTTCTGGTTCGTAGCGATGTCGAAACCCGGATGCTTCGTGCCTATACGGCGGCCTTCCTTGCCTGGGGCCATCCCAAGAAACACATCTGGCATGCGTCAACCCCCGAGACAAAAGAACTGCCGGCATGGCTCAAACGTATGAATCCGGATGTGATCATCGCGGACTGGGATCCATGGATCTACTACTTACCCGAAGATCTGGGCTGCGGTTACGTATCGCTTGCCGTGCGCGACCGAGATGGGCCGATCTGCGGTGTCCACCAGAACACGGCAAGCATGGCGAAATGCGCGGTCGACCTGCTCGTACGTTCGCGCCTGAATCATGAGGTCGGCGAACCCGCCGAGCCCATCTTCATGCTGACAACCGGCACGTGGATTGAAGGCCAAAGCCTGGATCCGGCGATTTGCCGGCAACTCTCCCAAGAGGCGCCCAGCCCCGTGGAATAG
- a CDS encoding TVP38/TMEM64 family protein, which translates to MNPPSNTSSRRKLLLLLLPGMLAAGLVLWFWLQHPDPAYWKDSLLQLRDWLEENPWALVLALATLPGVGFPISILLVLFGLVLGPRYGLFVTCIIAITAQSLCSLWTYLLAAGPLHKLLRQFVMRNRELPDFKGANALRITAILRITPGIPYALQNIALGILHIQLKPYLLVSIPIQSLYTVGFVVTGGALFTGQTGLAITAFLCIVMVVLATRMIRSRNSKHAA; encoded by the coding sequence ATGAACCCACCCTCGAACACATCCTCCCGAAGAAAGCTCCTGCTCCTGCTGTTGCCGGGAATGCTGGCCGCCGGACTGGTACTCTGGTTCTGGCTGCAGCACCCGGATCCGGCGTACTGGAAAGACTCTCTCTTACAGCTGCGTGACTGGCTCGAGGAAAACCCCTGGGCACTGGTTCTGGCACTGGCCACCCTACCCGGCGTGGGTTTTCCGATTAGTATCCTCTTGGTCCTGTTCGGACTGGTCCTCGGTCCTCGCTACGGCCTCTTCGTCACCTGCATCATCGCGATCACCGCCCAAAGCCTCTGCTCCCTCTGGACCTATCTCCTGGCAGCAGGCCCCTTGCACAAGCTGCTGCGGCAATTTGTCATGCGCAACCGGGAACTGCCCGACTTCAAGGGCGCCAATGCGCTCCGGATTACCGCGATCCTGCGCATCACCCCCGGTATTCCCTATGCCCTGCAAAACATAGCGCTGGGCATCCTTCACATCCAATTGAAACCCTACCTCCTGGTTTCGATCCCGATTCAAAGCCTCTACACCGTCGGCTTTGTGGTCACGGGAGGCGCACTTTTCACAGGACAGACCGGCCTGGCGATCACCGCATTTCTCTGCATCGTCATGGTTGTGCTTGCCACCCGCATGATACGCTCCCGGAATTCGAAACATGCTGCATGA
- a CDS encoding DUF3568 family protein, which translates to MKSNAALTLSLAVLAALFASACTTPVAIDPKTGQEQTARFTAGYFYGPIDAEAGTIFRTAIRQLDNMGYFRTGELHKDASITIYARKVGDEKVTVRIAQLAPGQCEMRIRVGSLGNLPESQKIYATIRDAL; encoded by the coding sequence ATGAAATCGAACGCCGCACTGACACTCTCCCTCGCCGTTCTGGCAGCGCTTTTTGCATCTGCCTGCACCACACCCGTAGCCATTGACCCGAAAACAGGCCAGGAGCAAACGGCCCGCTTCACGGCAGGTTATTTCTACGGCCCGATCGACGCGGAAGCCGGAACCATCTTCCGCACCGCCATCCGCCAGCTCGACAACATGGGCTACTTCCGTACCGGAGAACTCCACAAGGACGCATCCATTACGATTTATGCCCGCAAGGTCGGTGACGAGAAAGTCACGGTCCGTATCGCTCAACTGGCTCCCGGTCAGTGCGAGATGCGTATCCGCGTGGGTAGCCTCGGCAACCTGCCGGAATCGCAAAAGATCTACGCAACGATCCGCGACGCGCTATAA